A genomic segment from Panthera tigris isolate Pti1 chromosome A1, P.tigris_Pti1_mat1.1, whole genome shotgun sequence encodes:
- the TFDP1 gene encoding transcription factor Dp-1 isoform X1 encodes MTTSHSGGRRAEHLVSVQAGLIEANGELKVFIDQNLSPGKGVVSLVAVHPSTVSTLGKQLLPKTFGQSNVNIAQQVVIGTPQRPAAPNTIVVGSPHTPNTHFVSQNQPSDPSPWSAGKRHRKGEKNGKGLRHFSMKVCEKVQRKGTTSYNEVADELVAEFSAADNHILPNESAYDQKNIRRRVYDALNVLMAMNIISKEKKEIKWIGLPTNSAQECQNLEVERQRRLERIKQKQSQLQELILQQIAFKNLVQRNRQAEQQASRPPPPNSVIHLPFIIVNTSKKTVIDCSISNDKFEYLFNFDNTFEIHDDVEVLKRMGMACGLESGTCSAQDLKTARSLVPKALEPYVTEMAQGSIGGVFVTSVSTSNGTRLSASDLTNGADGVLATSSSGSQYSGSRVETPVSYVGEDEEEDDDFNENEEED; translated from the exons GCGTGGTGTCCTTGGTCGCCGTCCACCCCTCTACGGTGAGCACGCTGGGAAAGCAGCTCCTGCCAAAAACGTTCGGACAGTCCAATGTCAACATTGCACAGCAAGTG GTAATTGGTACGCCTCAGAGACCTGCAGCGCCCAACACTATCGTGGTAGGAAGCCCACACACCCCTAACACTCACTTTGTCTCACAGAACCAGCCTTCAGACCCCTCACCTTGGTCTGCCGG GAAGCGGCACCGGAAAGGGGAGAAGAACGGGAAGGGCCTGCGACACTTCTCCATGAAAGTCTGTGAGAAGGTGCAGAGGAAGGGGACCACGTCCTACAACGAGGTGGCCGATGAGCTGGTTGCCGAGTTCAGTGCCGCCGACAACCACATCCTACCGAATGAATCT gcTTATGACCAGAAGAACATAAGACGACGAGTCTATGACGCCTTAAATGTGTTGATGGCCATGAACATCATCtctaaggagaaaaaggagatcaAATGGATTGGTCTGCCCACCAACTCGGCTCAGGAATGTCAGAATCTAGAG GTGGAGCGGCAGAGGAGGCTGGAAAGGATAAAGCAGAAGCAGTCTCAGCTTCAGGAGCTCATCCTGCAG CAAATTGCCTTCAAGAACCTGGTGCAGAGGAACCGCCAGGCAGAGCAGCAGGCCAGCCGGCCGCCCCCCCCAAACTCGGTCATCCACCTGCCTTTCATCATCGTCAACACCAGCAAGAAGACTGTCATCGACTGCAGCATTTCCAATGACAA GTTCGAGTACCTGTTCAACTTCGACAACACGTTTGAGATCCACGACGACGTTGAGGTGCTGAAGCGCATGGGAATGGCCTGCGGCCTGGAATCTGGCACCTGCTCTGCCCAGGACCTGAAGACAGCGAGGAGCCTGGTGCCCAAGGCACTGGAGCCCTACGTGACAG agATGGCTCAGGGATCGATCGGAGGGGTGTTCGTCACATCGGTGTCCACCTCCAATGGCACGAGGCTTTCTGCCAG CGACCTGACCAATGGTGCGGATGGCGTGCTGGCCACGAGCTCCAGCGGGTCCCAGTACAGCGGCTCCCGGGTGGAGACCCCCGTGTCGTACGTcggggaggacgaggaggaggacgacgacTTCAATGAGAATGAGGAGGAGGACTGA
- the TFDP1 gene encoding transcription factor Dp-1 isoform X2, which translates to MTTSHSGGRRAEHLAGLIEANGELKVFIDQNLSPGKGVVSLVAVHPSTVSTLGKQLLPKTFGQSNVNIAQQVVIGTPQRPAAPNTIVVGSPHTPNTHFVSQNQPSDPSPWSAGKRHRKGEKNGKGLRHFSMKVCEKVQRKGTTSYNEVADELVAEFSAADNHILPNESAYDQKNIRRRVYDALNVLMAMNIISKEKKEIKWIGLPTNSAQECQNLEVERQRRLERIKQKQSQLQELILQQIAFKNLVQRNRQAEQQASRPPPPNSVIHLPFIIVNTSKKTVIDCSISNDKFEYLFNFDNTFEIHDDVEVLKRMGMACGLESGTCSAQDLKTARSLVPKALEPYVTEMAQGSIGGVFVTSVSTSNGTRLSASDLTNGADGVLATSSSGSQYSGSRVETPVSYVGEDEEEDDDFNENEEED; encoded by the exons GCGTGGTGTCCTTGGTCGCCGTCCACCCCTCTACGGTGAGCACGCTGGGAAAGCAGCTCCTGCCAAAAACGTTCGGACAGTCCAATGTCAACATTGCACAGCAAGTG GTAATTGGTACGCCTCAGAGACCTGCAGCGCCCAACACTATCGTGGTAGGAAGCCCACACACCCCTAACACTCACTTTGTCTCACAGAACCAGCCTTCAGACCCCTCACCTTGGTCTGCCGG GAAGCGGCACCGGAAAGGGGAGAAGAACGGGAAGGGCCTGCGACACTTCTCCATGAAAGTCTGTGAGAAGGTGCAGAGGAAGGGGACCACGTCCTACAACGAGGTGGCCGATGAGCTGGTTGCCGAGTTCAGTGCCGCCGACAACCACATCCTACCGAATGAATCT gcTTATGACCAGAAGAACATAAGACGACGAGTCTATGACGCCTTAAATGTGTTGATGGCCATGAACATCATCtctaaggagaaaaaggagatcaAATGGATTGGTCTGCCCACCAACTCGGCTCAGGAATGTCAGAATCTAGAG GTGGAGCGGCAGAGGAGGCTGGAAAGGATAAAGCAGAAGCAGTCTCAGCTTCAGGAGCTCATCCTGCAG CAAATTGCCTTCAAGAACCTGGTGCAGAGGAACCGCCAGGCAGAGCAGCAGGCCAGCCGGCCGCCCCCCCCAAACTCGGTCATCCACCTGCCTTTCATCATCGTCAACACCAGCAAGAAGACTGTCATCGACTGCAGCATTTCCAATGACAA GTTCGAGTACCTGTTCAACTTCGACAACACGTTTGAGATCCACGACGACGTTGAGGTGCTGAAGCGCATGGGAATGGCCTGCGGCCTGGAATCTGGCACCTGCTCTGCCCAGGACCTGAAGACAGCGAGGAGCCTGGTGCCCAAGGCACTGGAGCCCTACGTGACAG agATGGCTCAGGGATCGATCGGAGGGGTGTTCGTCACATCGGTGTCCACCTCCAATGGCACGAGGCTTTCTGCCAG CGACCTGACCAATGGTGCGGATGGCGTGCTGGCCACGAGCTCCAGCGGGTCCCAGTACAGCGGCTCCCGGGTGGAGACCCCCGTGTCGTACGTcggggaggacgaggaggaggacgacgacTTCAATGAGAATGAGGAGGAGGACTGA
- the TFDP1 gene encoding transcription factor Dp-1 isoform X3 yields the protein MAKDAGLIEANGELKVFIDQNLSPGKGVVSLVAVHPSTVSTLGKQLLPKTFGQSNVNIAQQVVIGTPQRPAAPNTIVVGSPHTPNTHFVSQNQPSDPSPWSAGKRHRKGEKNGKGLRHFSMKVCEKVQRKGTTSYNEVADELVAEFSAADNHILPNESAYDQKNIRRRVYDALNVLMAMNIISKEKKEIKWIGLPTNSAQECQNLEVERQRRLERIKQKQSQLQELILQQIAFKNLVQRNRQAEQQASRPPPPNSVIHLPFIIVNTSKKTVIDCSISNDKFEYLFNFDNTFEIHDDVEVLKRMGMACGLESGTCSAQDLKTARSLVPKALEPYVTEMAQGSIGGVFVTSVSTSNGTRLSASDLTNGADGVLATSSSGSQYSGSRVETPVSYVGEDEEEDDDFNENEEED from the exons GCGTGGTGTCCTTGGTCGCCGTCCACCCCTCTACGGTGAGCACGCTGGGAAAGCAGCTCCTGCCAAAAACGTTCGGACAGTCCAATGTCAACATTGCACAGCAAGTG GTAATTGGTACGCCTCAGAGACCTGCAGCGCCCAACACTATCGTGGTAGGAAGCCCACACACCCCTAACACTCACTTTGTCTCACAGAACCAGCCTTCAGACCCCTCACCTTGGTCTGCCGG GAAGCGGCACCGGAAAGGGGAGAAGAACGGGAAGGGCCTGCGACACTTCTCCATGAAAGTCTGTGAGAAGGTGCAGAGGAAGGGGACCACGTCCTACAACGAGGTGGCCGATGAGCTGGTTGCCGAGTTCAGTGCCGCCGACAACCACATCCTACCGAATGAATCT gcTTATGACCAGAAGAACATAAGACGACGAGTCTATGACGCCTTAAATGTGTTGATGGCCATGAACATCATCtctaaggagaaaaaggagatcaAATGGATTGGTCTGCCCACCAACTCGGCTCAGGAATGTCAGAATCTAGAG GTGGAGCGGCAGAGGAGGCTGGAAAGGATAAAGCAGAAGCAGTCTCAGCTTCAGGAGCTCATCCTGCAG CAAATTGCCTTCAAGAACCTGGTGCAGAGGAACCGCCAGGCAGAGCAGCAGGCCAGCCGGCCGCCCCCCCCAAACTCGGTCATCCACCTGCCTTTCATCATCGTCAACACCAGCAAGAAGACTGTCATCGACTGCAGCATTTCCAATGACAA GTTCGAGTACCTGTTCAACTTCGACAACACGTTTGAGATCCACGACGACGTTGAGGTGCTGAAGCGCATGGGAATGGCCTGCGGCCTGGAATCTGGCACCTGCTCTGCCCAGGACCTGAAGACAGCGAGGAGCCTGGTGCCCAAGGCACTGGAGCCCTACGTGACAG agATGGCTCAGGGATCGATCGGAGGGGTGTTCGTCACATCGGTGTCCACCTCCAATGGCACGAGGCTTTCTGCCAG CGACCTGACCAATGGTGCGGATGGCGTGCTGGCCACGAGCTCCAGCGGGTCCCAGTACAGCGGCTCCCGGGTGGAGACCCCCGTGTCGTACGTcggggaggacgaggaggaggacgacgacTTCAATGAGAATGAGGAGGAGGACTGA